A region of the Rhizobium sp. NLR16a genome:
GGCTGGCGCGGCCACCCCGACGTCCAGCGTCCGCTTCAGGGATGACGGGCCGAAAGCCTCCGCGTGAATGCGCCCATCGGCAATATTGTAGTTGCGCAGGCCATCGTAGAGTGACTGCGTGAATTGCGGCGGGCCGCAGAGATAGAAGTCATAATCGTTGAATGGCAGATGGCGGGTGAGGAGTGACATATCGATCCGCCCGGTGGCGTCGTAGTCGGCGCCTTCTTCGGCGCCTGTGACATCGCTCAAGACCCGGATCAGCCTCACGGCGCCTCGCGCGGCGTCGACAAGCTCGGCGATTTCCCGGTCGAAGGGACGCTCCTGTCTGGAACGCGCCGCGTGAAAGAGAATGATCGGGCGAATGCGCTGCTTGCGCAGCCCCTCGTAGACAACGTGGCGCAGCATGGCGAGCAGGGGCGTGATCCCCACGCCGCCGGCAAGCAGCACCGCCGGACGGGTCACGCGGACGTCAACGGTAAAGCCGCCGGCCGGCGCGCGCGCCTCGATCGTGTCGCCGACGCTGATATGATCGTGGAGATAGCTCGATACTGCGCCATCGCGCTTGACACTGATACGATAAAGGCCGTCCGAGGGTGCCACCGACAGGGTGTAGGTTCTGATGACAGGCTTGTCCGCGCCGGGAAGGCTGATGCGGATCGACAGATGCTGGCCGGCGACATGGGGCAGCAAACCTGCCCCATCGCTCGGCTGAAGGTGAAACGAACGGATGGAAGCGCTTTCCTCCACGATCCTGGTCACGGTGAGCGGGCGCCAGCGGGTGGCGAGTTCGGCAGCGCGCAGCCGGTCGGCCGCCTGCGCCCAATCGCCGGTCATCAGCGAATTGGCGGACCAGCCCTCGTCGCGGAAGGACCAGCGCAGGGCCAACGCGTTCCTCCGGCGGACGATGCGGCGTGCCTTGAACGTCCACAGTCGCTCGGCGCCCTGGAAGGCAGCTATCTCCGGTGAATCCAGGATAAGCTCGGCGTCGCCGGTCATCTGCAGCATGTCGCCGCTGGTATAATCAACGAAGACAAGCCCGGCCTTGCCGTTCAACAGGATGTTGCCGAGCGTTGCGAAAAAGAGGTTGCCGTCGAAGTCCGGGATCGTCAGTGACCCGTCGTCGGCAACGCGAACGAAGCCGGCCTTGCCGCCGCGATGCGACACGTCGACCTGACGGCGATCTTCGCGATCGGCATAAGAGGCGACGAAGAATGCATCCGCTGCCGCGATCATGGCGCGCGCAGCATCATCGAGGTCAGGCAGGTCTTCAACGGTGCCGGCAAAATCTTCGCCGGGATTTCGAACGAATTCGAAATCCCGGAGCTGAATGTAGCGCGGGCAGTTTCCAAAACTTTGGTCGACATCGACACGGAAGCCATCGGGCAAATTGGAGACGAAGCCGTTCATGCGGTTGCGCCGCCTTGTGTGCATCTCGATGCCAAGCAGGCCAATGGGCAGGCCCTCCGCCAAACCCTCGCTTGCCGGGTCTCTGGCATCTCTCCTGGCCGCAATATCCAGGGTCGTCGGCGATGGAGAGGACATGAAGCCCGGACGCCCTTCAAGGAAGGTCGCCCAGGCGTCGCCGCGGCTATCGACGCTGCCGAGCACGATGAACGGCAGCTGAGCGTAGAAGTCGCGGTGCTGGTCCGGCATGTAATCGCGAATGACACGTTGGCCGACGGCCGCCATGCGTTCGGCGACGCCCACCTTCTGCTGAATATAGGTCTCGCCTTCATGCCAGACCGGCAGCGTCTTCAAGGTCTCATTCATGTCCGTCTCTCCTCGAAAATGAAGATCGGGCGCATGCAGCCGCACGCCCGTGTGCTGGCGTCAGGCGGCTAGGCCAACGGGTGTTTGAACGAACGGGACGAAGCCCGGCAGCGCTTCGATACGACGAAGGAACGCGTTGACGGCGGGGTAGGTGGAGAGATCGACGTTGCCTTCCGGTGCACGGGCCACATAGCTGTAGATCGCAACATCCGCGATCGTCGGCCCATTGCCGACGAGCCAGTTGTGATCGGTAAGCTGGCTTTCGAGGTTGCGGAGCAGGGCATGGGCGCGAGCGATAACCTCTTCGGGATTATACTTGGCGCCGAAGACGGTGATCAGCCGTGCCGCTGCCGGACCATAAGCCACTTCACCGGCGGCAACCGACAGCCAGCGCTGGACGGCGGCGGAGCCTTTGGCGTCTTCGGGAAGCCAGTCCGTGCGGGTCGCTTTCTTTGCGAGGTAGACCAGGATGGCGTTGGAGTCGGCGATCACGACGTCACCATCCTCGAGCACCGGCACCTGGCCGAACGGGTTGAGCTTGAGAAATTCCGGCTTCTTGTGTGCGCCGGACTTCAGGTCGACTTCGACCAGCTCGTGAGGCAGGCCAAGCAGCGAGACGAACAGACGTGCCCGATGCGAGTGACCCGAAAGAGGGTGATGATATAGTTTCATGATGCGCTCCTGCGAACTCTTCCGGCCGGGTCCATTCCCGATCCGCATGCCGAAGGTGCGATAGGCGGCCGTCAATGAGAACGGCCGCGTTGCGCAGTTCATAATTACAGATGACGCAATAATTCCGAAAAGCTGCCGGCGGGATCGACGCGACCTGACGTAAACTGCAGGGCCACGACTTCCTATTGATTATGACCCCCGAGCTTCGGAGCCCTTTGCGTTGTGTGATCCAGGCGTGCTGCGTGCGTTAAGAACTTTGTTCAGCGGCGCGGCCATTGCATTTCGATCACGCAACGAAATGATGTCTTGCCTGGATAACGTCTTCACCATCAGGACGCTTTGTCGGATTCTGCCGCCTGGAACGGGATTTCACGGGTGACAGAAATGTACGACGACATCATGATAGCCGAATGGATTGAAGCTACGCTCACGGCGCAGGCCACGCTGCCGGACGGAAATAATCTGGCAGAGCATCCCCAGGGTCCGAGCCGTAGCCCTAGCGAGCGTTTTCTGACCGACAACGATTATTTTGAACGCTTACGAAACACGTATGAGCAACTGCTAGCGCACTAAAGCGCCAGCCGTAGCTCCGTGACTGACAATATACGCGAGATCGATGATCGCTGGCGCCGCCGCAGCAGCAGTCTGCTGCCGCGAAGTCCCGGGTCGATCACGCCCGATACTTTTTCATCTCTTCCCAATTTTCCCACCTGCTTGCCAAAAAACCACAATTGCCTCACTTAGTTCACACATCCACCCTCGGCATTAAGAATTGGATCAAGACTGAATGCGCATAGCCTATGTTTTTCTCGGTGCATTTCTTGCACTCGCCCCGTCCGCCTATGCCGAGGTCGCAGCGCCGCCGGTTTTAAAACCGTTGACGCGGCAGGCGCAGGCGGCTGAGCTCAGCGCGCAATTTCTCTCGCGATACAGCTACAAGCCGGTTCCGCTCGACGATGCCTTATCGGGCAGGGTGATGGATCAGTTCGTCAAATCGCTTGATCCCGACCGCATGCTCTTCCTGCAGGCCGACGTCGACAAGTTCATGTCCGACCGCAGCGAGATCGACGACGCCATCGAACGACAGGACCTGAAGATCCCGTTTGCGATCTTCAACGCCTATCAACAGCGCGTCGTCGACCGCATGACCTATGCGCGCAGCTTGCTCAAGCAGGGCTTCGATTTCAGCGGCAAGGAAGATTATGCGGTGCTGCGCGACAAGGCACCCTGGCCGCAGTCGGAAGCCGAGAGCAACGATCTCTGGCGCAAGCGCGTCAAGAACGACTGGCTGCGGCTGAAGCTCGGCGGCAAGGACGACGCGGCGATTCGCGAAACCCTCGACAAACGCTATGAAAACACGCTCGAGCGCGCTTACAAGTTCAAGAGCGACGACGTCTTCCAGTCGTTCATGGATGCCTATTCGAACTCGATCGACCCGCATACGGATTATTTCGGCGCGGCGGCTTCCGCCGACTTCAATGTCTCGATGAAGCTTTCGCTGTTCGGCATCGGCGCGGTGCTGCAGGAGCGCGACGATTACACGACGATCCGCGAACTCGTGCCCGGCGGGCCGGCGCAACTCTCCGGCAAGCTCGCCGTCGGCGACCGCATCACCGGCGTCGGCCAGGGCAAGGACGGGCCGATCAAGGAAGTGGTGGGCACACGCCTCGATGAAGTCGTGCAGATGATCCGCGGCAAGAAAGGTTCGGTGGTGCGGCTCGACATCCTGCCGGCCGATGCCGGCGCCGATGGCGTGCATCGTGTCGTCAACCTGGTGCGCGACAAGATTAGCCTCGACAAGCAGGCGGCCAGGAAAGCCGTGCTGTCGGTGAAGGCGGGCGAGACCACGCGCAAGATCGGCATCATCACCCTGCCGGTCTTCTATGAGGATTTCGAAGCCAAGAACAAGGGCGACAAGGACTACAAGAGCGCCAGTCGCGATGTCGCCAAGCTTCTTGAGGAACTGAACCAGGAAGAGGTCGACGGCGTTCTCATCGATCTGCGCAACAATGGCGGCGGTTCGCTTGACGAGGCGATCGATCTCACCGGCCTCTTCATCGGCAAGGGGCCGGTCGTTCAGCAGCGCGCCGGCAACGGCAAGATCGAGGTCAAGAGCGCCGACCTGACAACGCCGGCCTGGACAGGTCCCTTGGGGGTTCTGATCAACCGCGGCTCGGCCTCGGCTTCGGAGATCTTTGCCGCGGCGATCCAGGATTACGGCCGCGGCGTGATCATCGGCGAGCCCAGTTTCGGCAAGGGCACGGTGCAGACGGTCGTCGATCTCGACCAGGTGGTTCACAACAGCAAACCCGAATTCGGAGAGCTGAAGGTGACGATCGCCCAGTTTTTCCGGATCAACGGCGGCACGACGCAGCTGCGCGGTGTCACCCCCGATATCAGCCTGCCCGCATTGTCCGATCCCGCGAGCTTCGGCGAGACCAGTTATGACAATGCCCTGCCGTGGGCGGAGATCAAGCCGGCGAAATATGCGCCGGAAGGCGATGTTACGGCATTGCTGCCGGCCTTGCAGAGCCGCCATGATGCGCGGGTCAAGGGCGATCAGGATTTCCAGCGTCTGCTGCAGGACATCGCCGATCTGAAGGCGCAGCGCGAGAAGGGCGTCGTTTCCCTGAACGAAGCCGAGCGCCGCAAGGAAGCGGCGGCCCGGGAGGCGCGGTTCAAGGCGCGGGCCGAAGCCGGTGATGGCGAAGATCTTGCCGGCGACGACGGCCTGCAGGCGGACGAGCGCAGCCTGAGCGCCGATATCGCCATGGAAAACGCCCGCAAGAAGGCGAAGGACGTCCTGCTCGACGAAGCCGCCGCCATTGTCGGGGACGAGGCGGATTTGCAGGGCGGCGCTGTAGAGGCCGCCACGAAGCCGTCGGGAAAGGCGGAGCAGAAATAGGCGTAACCGGCGCCGATAAACCGTATTATGTCGCTTGGAATGCTCTAACGCTTTGATGATGCGAGATGTCCGTTTAACGACAGTTCGATCGACTCAACGTCGCGGCGGTATCGGTTGCCTCATACTGTTTTCTATTCCAGTATTCTGACGGGCCGGTCCCACTGGATGAGGACGACGCAGCCGGTTTCGCTCCAGACCGAATGCTCGGTGCCGGGGGCGTTGACGATGTAGCTGCCGCGGCCGTAGTCGCCCGCTTCATCCGATTGCACTCCGTCGAGCACGAGAATGGTTTCCAGCCCCTCATGCCGATGGCGGGGAACGCCGGCGCCGGCTTCATATTTCAGGAGCGCTACTCCTGGCTGATCGTCCTCAAAGGGTCGGATCCAGTGGATCGTCACCTGATCGCGGAAGGGTCCGAACTCCAGATCCCTCCAACCGCCCGAGGTCAGCAATTCGCGGGTGGTTTCAGGCATGGGCGATGCTTTCCAAAATGGCGTCGACATGGGCCGTCCAGCCGACGATTGCACCCTGGGCGCGGATCATGGCGATGGCTGCGGCCTTGAACTCCGGAAAATAGCTTTCCGTAGCCTGCTCGGCGAGCAGGCATTCATAGCCGCGGTCGTTCGCCTCGCGCATGGTGGTCTGCACGCAGACTTCGGTCGTCACGCCTGCGAAAACCAGCTGTTTGATTCCCTTCTGCTGCAGCACTTCGTCGAGCTCGGTCGCATAGAAGGCGCCCTTGCCCGGTTTTTCGATGACGACCTCGCCTTTGATCGGAGCAAGCTCCGGCAGAATTGCTGTGCCGGGCTCGCCGGAGATCAAAATGCGGCCCATGGGGCCTTCGTCGCCGATCCTGAGTGTGGGATTGCCGCGGTCGCGTTTGGCCGGCGGCAGATCCGAAAGATCCGGCCTATGGCATTCCATCGTGTGAATGACCGGCAGCCCGGCATAACGAAAGCCCTGGATGAGTCGTTTGACATCGGGCACGATCCTGGTGATGCGACTGACGTCGTTGCCGAGGCTTGCGCCGAAGCCGCCGGGCTCGGCGAAGTCTCGCTGCATGTCGATGACAATAAGCGCGAGCTGGTCGTGCTTCACCGGAAAGGCGAAGGGTTCTGCCTTGATCTCAGCCATCAGTGATGCCCCGCCATGTGGGCGCCGATCATGCCGATATCGGCTGAGCGGGCCGGCGTTTCGTAGACCAGCTTGCCTTCCGAAATCACCATGATGCGATCGGACATCTCGAGCAGCTCGTCGAGGTCCTCGGAGAGCAGCAACACGGCCGCGCCCGAATTT
Encoded here:
- a CDS encoding cupin domain-containing protein; this translates as MPETTRELLTSGGWRDLEFGPFRDQVTIHWIRPFEDDQPGVALLKYEAGAGVPRHRHEGLETILVLDGVQSDEAGDYGRGSYIVNAPGTEHSVWSETGCVVLIQWDRPVRILE
- a CDS encoding glutathione S-transferase, coding for MKLYHHPLSGHSHRARLFVSLLGLPHELVEVDLKSGAHKKPEFLKLNPFGQVPVLEDGDVVIADSNAILVYLAKKATRTDWLPEDAKGSAAVQRWLSVAAGEVAYGPAAARLITVFGAKYNPEEVIARAHALLRNLESQLTDHNWLVGNGPTIADVAIYSYVARAPEGNVDLSTYPAVNAFLRRIEALPGFVPFVQTPVGLAA
- a CDS encoding cysteine hydrolase, which encodes MAEIKAEPFAFPVKHDQLALIVIDMQRDFAEPGGFGASLGNDVSRITRIVPDVKRLIQGFRYAGLPVIHTMECHRPDLSDLPPAKRDRGNPTLRIGDEGPMGRILISGEPGTAILPELAPIKGEVVIEKPGKGAFYATELDEVLQQKGIKQLVFAGVTTEVCVQTTMREANDRGYECLLAEQATESYFPEFKAAAIAMIRAQGAIVGWTAHVDAILESIAHA
- a CDS encoding pyridoxamine 5'-phosphate oxidase family protein produces the protein MNETLKTLPVWHEGETYIQQKVGVAERMAAVGQRVIRDYMPDQHRDFYAQLPFIVLGSVDSRGDAWATFLEGRPGFMSSPSPTTLDIAARRDARDPASEGLAEGLPIGLLGIEMHTRRRNRMNGFVSNLPDGFRVDVDQSFGNCPRYIQLRDFEFVRNPGEDFAGTVEDLPDLDDAARAMIAAADAFFVASYADREDRRQVDVSHRGGKAGFVRVADDGSLTIPDFDGNLFFATLGNILLNGKAGLVFVDYTSGDMLQMTGDAELILDSPEIAAFQGAERLWTFKARRIVRRRNALALRWSFRDEGWSANSLMTGDWAQAADRLRAAELATRWRPLTVTRIVEESASIRSFHLQPSDGAGLLPHVAGQHLSIRISLPGADKPVIRTYTLSVAPSDGLYRISVKRDGAVSSYLHDHISVGDTIEARAPAGGFTVDVRVTRPAVLLAGGVGITPLLAMLRHVVYEGLRKQRIRPIILFHAARSRQERPFDREIAELVDAARGAVRLIRVLSDVTGAEEGADYDATGRIDMSLLTRHLPFNDYDFYLCGPPQFTQSLYDGLRNYNIADGRIHAEAFGPSSLKRTLDVGVAAPARRPPSTKPVPVAFMGSLKEARWTPEAGTLLELAEARGLSPEFSCREGNCGTCRTKLIKGAVTYIKEPTAAIGEGEVLLCCSVPAEQESDEENQIQLEL
- a CDS encoding carboxy terminal-processing peptidase — encoded protein: MRIAYVFLGAFLALAPSAYAEVAAPPVLKPLTRQAQAAELSAQFLSRYSYKPVPLDDALSGRVMDQFVKSLDPDRMLFLQADVDKFMSDRSEIDDAIERQDLKIPFAIFNAYQQRVVDRMTYARSLLKQGFDFSGKEDYAVLRDKAPWPQSEAESNDLWRKRVKNDWLRLKLGGKDDAAIRETLDKRYENTLERAYKFKSDDVFQSFMDAYSNSIDPHTDYFGAAASADFNVSMKLSLFGIGAVLQERDDYTTIRELVPGGPAQLSGKLAVGDRITGVGQGKDGPIKEVVGTRLDEVVQMIRGKKGSVVRLDILPADAGADGVHRVVNLVRDKISLDKQAARKAVLSVKAGETTRKIGIITLPVFYEDFEAKNKGDKDYKSASRDVAKLLEELNQEEVDGVLIDLRNNGGGSLDEAIDLTGLFIGKGPVVQQRAGNGKIEVKSADLTTPAWTGPLGVLINRGSASASEIFAAAIQDYGRGVIIGEPSFGKGTVQTVVDLDQVVHNSKPEFGELKVTIAQFFRINGGTTQLRGVTPDISLPALSDPASFGETSYDNALPWAEIKPAKYAPEGDVTALLPALQSRHDARVKGDQDFQRLLQDIADLKAQREKGVVSLNEAERRKEAAAREARFKARAEAGDGEDLAGDDGLQADERSLSADIAMENARKKAKDVLLDEAAAIVGDEADLQGGAVEAATKPSGKAEQK